In the Candidatus Deferrimicrobium sp. genome, GTTCGCTCACCGCCTCGTGCAGCTTCCTCTGGGCGCGAAGAATATCGCAAATATAGAGATGCGGCAGGGGGCTATTCTTCAGGAATTCCGCGGTCTGCCGGAAAAAGTCGAGCCGCTGTTCGTCGGACGGGAATCTCGCCGGATTGGAGGCTACCTTCCGGAGCTCCACCTGGGCATCCGAGGAAAGCCCCTCCTGCGCGAGAAGCCGGATCAGCCATTTCTGGAAGTCGTTGTTCCCGGGATCGTGCTTCTGCATCTGGCGAAGAACCGCGATCGCCTTGGTGGAAAACCCGTCCTTCTCGTAGAGGACGGCGGCACGGGCGAGCTGGTCCAGCCCCTCGACGATCTCCCCATGCTGCATCAGGAAGATGCCGAGCTTCTGGCGGGCTTGCGGGTCGTTCGGCGATCCCTGCACCTTCCGGGAAAGGGATTCGCGGTCCCCCTGTTCCTGCGAGGAGAACATCTTCTTGAAGAAATCGAGGAATCCCATGGTCAAGGTATGTTTTTTTCGAGGAAGTTCGTCGAGAGCCTCGCCTCGACGAAATCGGAGTTGACCATCATCTTCTTATGGAACGGCACCGTCGTTCGCACGCCTTCGATCCGGATCTCGTCGAGCGCCCTTCGCATCCGCATGATCGCCTCATTCCGGTCGTCCCCGTGCACGATCAGTTTCCCGAGGAGGGAGTCGTAGGTGGAAGGGACGACGTAGCCGGGGTAGATCGCCGTGTCGACGCGTACACCGAACCCCCCGGGGAAAATACAGGTATGGATCGGACCGGGAAACGGAAGGAAGGTCTCCGGATCCTCGGCGTTGATGCGAACCTCGATCGCGTGGCCGCGCAGCGGGACGTCCTTCTGATCGTAGCGCAATTTCTTGCCGTCCGCGATCCGGATCTGCTCGCGCACGATGTCGATGCCTGTCACCATCTCCGTCACCGTGTGCTCGACCTGGATCCGCGTATTCATCTCGAGGAAATGGAACTCGCCGTCGGGCACGTAGAGGAACTCGACGGTCCCCACGCTGTCGTACTTCACGCCGACGGCCGCGTCGACCGCCGCCTTCCACAACCGGTTCCGGACGCGAGCCGGGAGGGCCGGGGCGGGCGATTCCTCGATCAATTTCTGGTGGCGGCGCTGGATGGAGCAGTCGCGGTCCCCGAGGTGGATCACGTTCCCGTGGCGGTCCCCCATCACCTGGACCTCGACGTGGCGGGCGTTGTCGAAATATTTCTCGATGTAGACGTCGGGAACGCCGAAGGCCGACAGCGCCTCCGACTGGGCCGTGAGGAAAGCGTTGATGAAGGATGCCGGGCTGTGGACGATCTTCATCCCCCGGCCGCCGCCCCCGGCCGCCGCCTTGACGATCACGGGGAAACCGATCTCCTTGGCGACCCGAAGCCCCTCCTCCTCCTCCGTGACCGCCCCGTCGCTCCCCGGGACGACCGGAACCTTGACCTTCTGCACCGCCCGCCGCGCCTCGATCTTGTCCCCCATCAGGCGGATCGCCTCGGAAGAGGGCCCGATGAACCGGACGCCGTAGTTGGCGCAGATCTCGGCGAAGGGGGCGTTCTCGGCGAGGAAACCGTAGCCGGGATGCACGGCGTCCGCGTCGGTGATCTCGATCGCGGAGAGGATCGCCGGGACGTTCAGATAACTGTCGGCGCCGGGCGGCGGGCCGATGCAGACGGCCTGGTCCGCCATCCGAACGTGCATCGCGTCCCTGTCCGCCGTCGAATAAACGGATACCGTCTTTATCCCCATCTCCCGGCAGGTCCGGATGATCCGGACGGCGATCTCGCCCCGGTTCGCGATCAGCACCTTGTGGATCATGCCGCTCCCTTATTCCGGGGTGATGTGGAAGAGCGCCTGCCCGT is a window encoding:
- the accC gene encoding acetyl-CoA carboxylase biotin carboxylase subunit — encoded protein: MIHKVLIANRGEIAVRIIRTCREMGIKTVSVYSTADRDAMHVRMADQAVCIGPPPGADSYLNVPAILSAIEITDADAVHPGYGFLAENAPFAEICANYGVRFIGPSSEAIRLMGDKIEARRAVQKVKVPVVPGSDGAVTEEEEGLRVAKEIGFPVIVKAAAGGGGRGMKIVHSPASFINAFLTAQSEALSAFGVPDVYIEKYFDNARHVEVQVMGDRHGNVIHLGDRDCSIQRRHQKLIEESPAPALPARVRNRLWKAAVDAAVGVKYDSVGTVEFLYVPDGEFHFLEMNTRIQVEHTVTEMVTGIDIVREQIRIADGKKLRYDQKDVPLRGHAIEVRINAEDPETFLPFPGPIHTCIFPGGFGVRVDTAIYPGYVVPSTYDSLLGKLIVHGDDRNEAIMRMRRALDEIRIEGVRTTVPFHKKMMVNSDFVEARLSTNFLEKNIP